The following coding sequences lie in one Paramormyrops kingsleyae isolate MSU_618 chromosome 15, PKINGS_0.4, whole genome shotgun sequence genomic window:
- the lpla gene encoding lipoprotein lipase — MGKQNIWLLIIWICFEKTCASLFNSTESPLFSNSTDWIVDFSNIESKFSLRSANVPEDDLCYIVPGEPETISACGFNNKTQTFIVIHGWTVTGMFESWVPKLVTALYEREPSGNVVVVDWLIRAQQHYPTSAAYTKLVGQDVARFVRWLQAELEYPWDRIHLLGYSLGAHVAGIAGSLTSSKIHRITGLDPAGPSFEYADSQSTLSPDDANFVDVLHTNTRGSPDRSIGIQRPVGHVDIYPNGGGFQPGCDLQNTMRMVATTGFWNMDQIVKCSHERSIHLFIDSLVNEQKQSTAYRCPSKEAFDKGLCLSCRKNRCNKLGYEVNKVRSRRNAKMYLKTRQMMPFKVFHYQVKMHLFSKDKLQYSEQPWKVSLHGVHGETEDISILVPALNSNATISFLLITEVDIGDLIMVNIKWEKDSLFTLYDFWGSKMFWVRKIRVKAGETQAKLVFRAKDGEAAYLSRGGDYAVFVKSNENESSRKAERLFRRKKQGSSFRKSEDVDSGNNSTIATQ; from the exons ATGGGGAAACAAAACATCTGGCTTTTGATTATTTGGATATGTTTTGAAAAAACTTGTGCATCTTTATTTAACAGCACTGAGTCACCACTGTTTA GCAATTCAACAGACTGGATCGTGGATTTCTCAAATATTGAGTCTAAGTTCTCCCTTCGGAGTGCGAACGTGCCGGAGGACGATCTCTGCTACATCGTGCCTGGAGAACCTGAAACCATCTCAGCATGTGGATTCAATAACAAGACGCAAacatttattgtcattcacGGATGGACG GTgacaggcatgtttgagagCTGGGTCCCCAAGCTGGTGACGGCGCTGTACGAGCGGGAGCCCAGCGGCAACGTCGTCGTGGTGGACTGGCTGATCCGGGCCCAGCAGCATTATCCTACGTCGGCGGCCTACACCAAGCTGGTGGGTCAGGATGTGGCCCGATTTGTCAGGTGGCTGCAG GCCGAGCTCGAATACCCCTGGGACAGGATTCACCTGCTGGGTTACAGCCTGGGTGCCCATGTGGCTGGCATTGCAGGCTCCCTAACCAGCAGCAAAATCCACAGAATCACAG GCCTCGACCCTGCGGGACCGAGCTTCGAGTACGCAGATTCCCAGAGCACCTTGTCCCCCGATGATGCCAACTTCGTGGACGTCCTGCACACTAACACCAGAGGCTCCCCCGACCGCAGCATCGGCATCCAGCGACCCGTGGGTCATGTAGATATCTACCCCAACGGAGGGGGCTTTCAGCCCGGCTGCGACCTGCAGAACACCATGCGCATGGTGGCCACCACTGGCTTCTGGA ACATGGACCAGATTGTGAAGTGCTCGCACGAGCGCTCCATCCACCTGTTCATCGACTCGCTGGTGAACGAGCAGAAGCAGAGCACAGCCTACCGCTGCCCCTCCAAGGAGGCCTTCGACAAGGGTCTGTGTCTCAGCTGCCGCAAGAACCGCTGCAACAAGCTGGGCTACGAGGTGAACAAGGTGCGCTCCCGCAGGAATGCCAAGATGTACCTGAAGACGCGCCAGATGATGCCCTTCAAAG TGTTCCACTACCAGGTGAAGATGCATTTATTCAGCAAGGATAAGCTGCAGTACAGTGAGCAGCCCTGGAAGGTGTCACTCCATGGAGTTCACGGCGAGACAGAAGACATCTCCATACTCGT GCCTGCGCTGAACAGCAACGCCACCATCTCATTCTTGCTGATCACTGAGGTGGACATCGGCGATCTCATCATGGTGAACATCAAGTGGGAGAAGGACTCCCTCTTCACGCTGTATGACTTCTGGGGCAGCAAAATGTTCTGGGTCCGTAAAATCAGAGTCAAAGCAGGAGAAACACAGGCCAA GCTGGTTTTTAGAGCCAAAGATGGAGAAGCTGCATACCTTTCGAGAGGCGGAGACTACGCTGTTTTTGTGAAATCGAATGAGAATGAGAGTAGCCGCAAAGCAGAAAG